ATCGATTGTCTCGCTGAGCGCCCTGGAACTGCGGCCATTCCCCTCGGGACTGGGTCACAACCACAGAGGCCAGCAAGGCGCAGGCAGCCGGCATCGCGCTGCGTCTCATGCTCGTCAAGCCAGGCCTGATCATGAGTCGTGGAGTTACCAGGTGGCGACGGCGCATTCTTTGGCTCGGGCGGCGGAAATCGCGAGGCTCCTCGCGCTTCAACGAACGCTGGGGGGGGCTCGCCGCGTCCTGATTTGCAGAAGTCGGAAGGATTGCCATAATAACGCAGGTGCAATCCGTTTGCATGGGTGCGTTGCACGCTCCGGCGATCCAGCATCACGCAGTGACGTTCCGGCGATGTCGAACGAAGAGACGTGCACGGCGTCGCAAGCGAAGGAGTCGCTTCACGCTGCCGGCATCCGCGCGACAGCCTCGAGGATCGCGGTCATGCGTTGGCTGGCTGACGCGAGTAAGCCGCAGAGCCATGCCGAGGTGGTCAACGGGCTTAGCGATTCGGGCTTCGACCAATCGACGCTATTCCGCTGCCTCAATGAGTTGGCCGACGTCCACCTCGTGGCTCGGCTCGACCTCGGCGACCACGTGCGGCGGTTCGAGTTGGCGGAGCATGACGGCACGGGCGAAACGGGCCACGCCCACTTCATGTGCG
The sequence above is drawn from the Planctomycetota bacterium genome and encodes:
- a CDS encoding transcriptional repressor, with the protein product MSNEETCTASQAKESLHAAGIRATASRIAVMRWLADASKPQSHAEVVNGLSDSGFDQSTLFRCLNELADVHLVARLDLGDHVRRFELAEHDGTGETGHAHFMCVDCGELTCLHGFTVEVTPERGRGRRELGQITEVLLRGRCGACAGV